The proteins below come from a single Argentina anserina chromosome 1, drPotAnse1.1, whole genome shotgun sequence genomic window:
- the LOC126805033 gene encoding mitogen-activated protein kinase kinase kinase 3, whose product MPAWWQRKSTKTKTETTPEKSPNPYSNRGLTSPLLKAKRDRSFDEATPRGSPRAAGSRDLGTVIISGPSSGFSGFDSDGGSKGHPLPRPSVSSPHRAGNDQVVGLGSASGSVSSGTSSVSSSDEQPVQHDPGPFGAFRVNGEAKFGARPRSPGPGSRGPTSPTSPLHARLGGMSLESPNGKPDDGKSVCHPLPRPPGSPTSPTTSLPSRTGSGVNESIACALSKWKKGRLLGRGTFGHVYVGFNSESGQMCAIKEVRLITDDQSLKECLKQLNQEINLLSQLSHPNIVRYHGSEMGEEALSVYLEYVSGGSIHKLLQEYGAFKEPVIQNYTRQILSGLAYLHGRNTVHRDIKGANILVDPNGEIKLADFGMAKHITNCASMLSFKGSPYWMAPEVVMNTNGYSLAVDIWSLGCTILEMATSKPPWSQYEGVAAIFKIGNSKDMPDIPDYLSHEAKNFVRLCLQRNPSERPTASQLLDHPFIREQMTTRSSNIKLTKDAFPYAFDGSRTPPILELHSSRTNITLGDADHTIKPAVTTSTRAIRSPRDNARMITSLPVSPCSSPLRQYGPAHKSCFLSPPHPTYAMMGQSNYNVNEYSSYTTRPNISYTLEPWRENFLLRPQTPGGSPRTRPI is encoded by the exons ATGCCTGCGTGGTGGCAAAGGAAGTCAACGAAGACCAAGACCGAGACGACGCCGGAGAAGTCGCCCAACCCTTACAGCAACCGCGGCCTCACGTCGCCGCTGCTCAAGGCCAAGAGGGACCGGAGCTTCGACGAGGCCACTCCACGTGGCTCGCCGAGGGCGGCGGGGAGCAGGGATTTGGGGACGGTTATTATAAGCGGGCCGTCGTCCGGGTTCTCTGGTTTCGACTCCGACGGCGGCTCCAAAGGACACCCGCTGCCGCGGCCGTCGGTGTCGTCGCCGCACAGGGCGGGAAATGATCAGGTGGTTGGGTTGGGATCTGCGTCGGGATCGGTTTCGAGTGGGACCTCGTCGGTGTCGAGCTCCGACGAGCAGCCGGTTCAGCACGACCCGGGTCCATTTGGGGCTTTCAG AGTTAATGGTGAAGCCAAGTTCGGCGCGAGGCCGAGGAGTCCAGGTCCAGGATCTAGGGGGCCAACTAGCCCAACATCTCCTCTTCATGCGCGTTTGGGAGGTATGAGTTTGGAGTCTCCAAATGGGAAGCCAGACGATGGGAAGAGTGTATGCCATCCACTTCCTCGCCCTCCCGGCTCTCCTACTAGCCCTACTACTTCCTTGCCCAGCAGAACGGGTAGTGGAGTCAATGAAAGTATAGCCTGTGCCCTGTCAAAGTGGAAGAAGGGAAGGCTTCTTGGGAGGGGGACTTTTGGTCATGTTTATGTCGGATTCAATAG TGAAAGTGGGCAAATGTGTGCAATTAAAGAAGTCAGGCTTATCACCGATGATCAGTCACTAAAAGAATGTCTTAAGCAACTGAACCAG GAAATAAATTTGCTAAGTCAGCTCTCCCATCCCAACATTGTAAGATATCATGGAAGTGAAATG GGTGAAGAGGCACTTTCAGTTTATCTGGAGTATGTCTCCGGTGGCTCAATTCATAAATTGCTTCAAGAATATGGTGCCTTTAAGGAACCTGTCATTCAAAATTATACTAGACAGATTTTATCTGGTCTGGCCTACTTACACGGCAGAAATACAGTTCATAG GGACATCAAAGGTGCAAACATATTAGTGGACCCTAATGGTGAAATCAAGTTGGCAGACTTCGGCATGGCAAAACAT ATTACAAATTGTGCTTCAATGCTGTCATTCAAAGGAAGCCCTTACTGGATGGCCCCTGAG GTTGTAATGAATACAAATGGCTATAGTCTCGCAGTGGATATATGGAGCTTGGGGTGTACTATTCTTGAAATGGCGACTTCAAAACCTCCATGGAGCCAGTATGAAGGG GTGGCTGCAATATTTAAGATTGGAAACAGCAAAGACATGCCGGATATTCCTGATTATCTTTCCCATGAAGCAAAGAATTTCGTGAGGCTGTGCTTGCAGCGTAATCCATCAGAGCGTCCTACTGCTTCTCAATTGCTAGATCACCCTTTCATTAGAGAGCAAATGACAACAAGGAGTTCAAATATCAAGCTAACCAAGGATGCGTTTCCATATGCCTTTGATGGAAGCAGGACCCCG CCAATACTAGAGTTGCATTCAAGCAGAACAAACATCACCTTGGGTGATGCAGATCATACAATTAAACCTGCAGTAACAACCTCAACTAGGGCTATACGGAGCCCcag AGACAATGCAAGAATGATTACATCTTTGCCTGTGTCTCCTTGTTCAAGCCCTTTACGACAATATGGACCAGCGCACAAGAGCtgttttctttctcctcctcACCCAACTTATGCCATGATGGGACAGAGTAATTACAATGTGAATGAGTACTCGTCATACACAACAAGACCAAACATATCATACACTCTCGAACCTTGGCGAGAAAATTTTCTACTTAGACCCCAAACACCAGGTGGATCACCAAGAACAAGACCCATTTAA
- the LOC126802680 gene encoding uncharacterized protein LOC126802680, whose product MFYTGGLPFNLARNPHYRNSYIRASTLPSYVPPGYNAIRTTLLAKEKANIEKHLQPLKLSWKDKGVNLCSASWSVAQRRSLINVISISESGPMMLRVINCHGEYKDSDLIANLIIESSKEVGYENVVQVITDNAPVCAKAGATIAIHTLNLALKNICTPSNCLSNMDVYELCSWIRPIAEDVMYIKNFIMNHGMKLVMFNDHFPLKLFVVAPTRFASTVIMFKRFKAIKNGLQQMVISPKWDDYRLDDRDKTARVNEMLLDDLM is encoded by the exons ATGTTCTACACCGGTGGTCTACCATTCAATTTGGCAAGGAATCCACATTACCGGAACTCTTATATTCGTGCTTCTACTCTTCCGAGCTATGTTCCACCGGGTTACAATGCCATAAGGACCACACTTCTTGCAAAGGAAAAAGCAAATATTGAGAAGCATTTGCAACCACTCAAACTTTCATGGAAGGATAAGGGTGTGAATTTATGTAGTGCTAGTTGGTCCGTTGCACAAAGAAGATcattgattaatgtgatttcTATTTCCGAGAGTGGTCCGATGATGTTGAGAGTTATAAATTGTCATGGAGAATACAAGGACTCGGACTTAATTGCAAACTTGATTATTGAATCCAGCAAGGAAGTTGGATATGAAAATGTAGTGCAAGTGATTACCGACAATGCTCCCGTTTGTGCAAAAGCCGGTGCAACGATAGCAA TTCACACATTAAATCTTGCTTTGAAGAATATTTGCACACCTTCTAATTGCTTGAGCAATATGGATGTGTATGAGCTATGTTCTTGGATTCGACCTATTGCGGAGGATGTTATGTATATTAAGAACTTCATAATGAATCATGGAATGAAATTAGTTATGTTCAATGATCATTTCCCTTTGAAGTTGTTTGTGGTTGCTCCCACAAGATTTGCATCTACGGTTATTATGTTTAAGAGGTTTAAGGCAATCAAGAATGGTTTGCAACAAATGGTGATTAGTCCAAAGTGGGATGATTATAGATTAGATGATAGAGATAAGACAGCTAGGGTAAATGAGATGTTGTTGGATGATTTAATGTAG